The Podospora bellae-mahoneyi strain CBS 112042 chromosome 7, whole genome shotgun sequence genome includes a window with the following:
- the RPS18 gene encoding ribosomal 40S subunit protein S18B (BUSCO:EOG09264YEG; COG:J; EggNog:ENOG503P2B2), which produces MSLVSGEKSNFNHILRLLNTNVDGKQKVVYSLTKIKGVGRRYSNLVCKKADVDLKKRAGELTSEELERLVTIIQNPTAYKIPAWFLNRQRDIVDGKDSQILANGVDSKLRDDLERLKKIRAHRGLRHYWGLRVRGQHTKTTGRRGRTVGVSKKKGG; this is translated from the exons ATGAGTTTGGTCTCGGGTGAGAAG AGCAATTTCAACCACATTCTGCGTctgctcaacaccaacgtTGACGGCAAGCAGAAGGTCGTTTACTCCTTGAC CAAGATCAAGGGTGTCGGTCGCCGCTACTCCAACTTGGTGTGCAAGAAGGCCGATGTCGACCTGAAGAAGCGCGCCGGTGAGCTCACCTCCGAAGAGCTCGAGCGTCTGgtcaccatcatccagaACCCCACCGCCTACAAGATCCCCGCC TGGTTCCTCAACAGACAGCGCGACATTGTCGATGGCAAGGACTCCCAGATCCTCGCCAACGGTGTTGACTCCAAGCTCCGTGATGATCTCGAGCGCTTGAAGAAGATCCGTGCCCACCGTGGTCTCCGTCACTACTGGGGCCTCCGTGTCCGTGGCCAGCACACCAAGACGACTGGTCGCCGCGGCCGGACCGTCGGTgtct